A window from Vespa velutina chromosome 13, iVesVel2.1, whole genome shotgun sequence encodes these proteins:
- the LOC124953965 gene encoding putative inorganic phosphate cotransporter isoform X3, which produces MIFLGMANAYVMRTNMSVAIVAMVNHTAITEHQEIVTNECQIDYTNNSTSDNSHKDGEFAWDTKKQGYLLSSFFYGYVITQIPFGILAKRYGSKYFLGVGMLINSLFGLLVPVSAHWGFPWLMVVRFIQGLGEGPIVPCTHALLAKWIPPNERSRMGAFVYAGAQFGTVISMPLSGLLSEYGFAGGWPSIFYVFGAVGTIWCIAFLIMVHEDPESHPHISEDEKKYILSALWGNAGASSPPVPWKSIVTSLPFWAILMAHMGQNYGYETLMTELPTFMKQILHFDIKSNGTVSSLPYLAMWIFSMLISHVADWMISTDKFNHTVTRKIINSIGQYGPAVALVAASYTGCNPWLTISLLTIGVGLNGGIYSGFKVNHLDISPRFAGVLMSFTNCLANLAGLLAPIIAGHIIVGTPTQHKWRIVFMISAGVYVVCATFYVIFGSGQRQSWDNPDKDEEKNNSKELEGVKTVNETQH; this is translated from the exons atgatttttcttgGCATGGCAAATGCCTATGTAATGAGGACCAATATGTCTGTGGCGATCGTTGCTATGGTCAACCACACGGCTATCACGGAGCATCAAGAGATTGTTACGAACGAATGCCAGATCGATTATACCAATAATAGTACGTCAGACAACAGTCAT AAAGATGGTGAATTTGCCTGGGATACTAAAAAACAAGGCTATCTATTGAGCTCATTTTTTTATGGATATGTTATTACTCAAATACCTTTTGGTATACTTGCCAAGCGTTATGGgtctaaatattttcttggcGTTGGCATGCTGATAAATTCGTTATTTGGACTATTAGTTCCAGTTTCGGCACATTGGGGTTTTCCTTGGCTAATGGTAGTTCGATTTATTCAAGGTTTAGGCGAG GGTCCAATTGTGCCTTGCACGCACGCATTGTTGGCAAAGTGGATACCACCAAACGAGAGGAGCAGAATGGGAGCCTTCGTCTATGCTG GTGCTCAGTTTGGTACAGTCATTTCAATGCCATTAAGCGGTTTGCTGTCTGAATATGGATTTGCTGGTGGTTGGCCATCAATATTTTATGTCTTTGGCGCTGTTGGTACTATATGGTGTATAGCTTTTCTCATTATGGTCCATGAAGATCCAGAAAGTCATCCGCATATTtctgaagatgaaaaaaagtatatacttAGTGCACTGTGGGGAAATGCTGGAGCatct TCTCCACCTGTACCTTGGAAATCAATTGTTACTTCATTACCTTTCTGGGCTATCTTAATGGCACATATGGGTCAAAATTATGGATATGAAACGTTAATGACGGAACTTCCAACGTTTATGAAACAGATTTTACATTTCGATATTAAGTCT AATGGTACTGTTTCATCTCTTCCTTACTTAGCTATGTGGATCTTTTCAATGTTAATTAGTCATGTTGCCGACTGGATGATTTCCAcagataaatttaatcataCTGTTACgcgtaaaattattaatagcaTTGGTCAATATGGGCCAGCTGTAGCATTGGTAGCAGCATCTTACACAGGTTGTAATCCGTGGCTGACAATAAGCCTTCTTACTATTGGTGTTGGTTTAAATGGTGGTATTTATTCTGGTTTCAAAGTGAACCATCTTGATATCTCTCCAAGATTCGCAGGAGTTTTAATGTCTTTCACCAATTGTCTTGCTAACTTGGCCGGATTACTTGCACCTATTATAGCTGGCCATATTATCGTTGGAAcg cCAACTCAACACAAATGGAGGATTGTCTTTATGATATCAGCAGGTGTTTATGTCGTTTGTGCTACATTTTATGTCATATTTGGTTCTGGGCAAAGACAATCTTGGGATAATCCagataaagatgaagagaaaaataacagCAAAGAATTAGAGGGTGTGAAAACAGTAAACGAAACTCAACATTAA
- the LOC124953965 gene encoding putative inorganic phosphate cotransporter isoform X2 encodes MVENGIDCKKAETKKKPEIFETEAAVPKGLVGTRHVVTFMIFLGMANAYVMRTNMSVAIVAMVNHTAITEHQEIVTNECQIDYTNNSTSDNSHKDGEFAWDTKKQGYLLSSFFYGYVITQIPFGILAKRYGSKYFLGVGMLINSLFGLLVPVSAHWGFPWLMVVRFIQGLGEGPIVPCTHALLAKWIPPNERSRMGAFVYAGAQFGTVISMPLSGLLSEYGFAGGWPSIFYVFGAVGTIWCIAFLIMVHEDPESHPHISEDEKKYILSALWGNAGASSPPVPWKSIVTSLPFWAILMAHMGQNYGYETLMTELPTFMKQILHFDIKSNGTVSSLPYLAMWIFSMLISHVADWMISTDKFNHTVTRKIINSIGQYGPAVALVAASYTGCNPWLTISLLTIGVGLNGGIYSGFKVNHLDISPRFAGVLMSFTNCLANLAGLLAPIIAGHIIVGTPTQHKWRIVFMISAGVYVVCATFYVIFGSGQRQSWDNPDKDEEKNNSKELEGVKTVNETQH; translated from the exons GCCTGGTTGGAACACGTCACGTAGTaacttttatgatttttcttgGCATGGCAAATGCCTATGTAATGAGGACCAATATGTCTGTGGCGATCGTTGCTATGGTCAACCACACGGCTATCACGGAGCATCAAGAGATTGTTACGAACGAATGCCAGATCGATTATACCAATAATAGTACGTCAGACAACAGTCAT AAAGATGGTGAATTTGCCTGGGATACTAAAAAACAAGGCTATCTATTGAGCTCATTTTTTTATGGATATGTTATTACTCAAATACCTTTTGGTATACTTGCCAAGCGTTATGGgtctaaatattttcttggcGTTGGCATGCTGATAAATTCGTTATTTGGACTATTAGTTCCAGTTTCGGCACATTGGGGTTTTCCTTGGCTAATGGTAGTTCGATTTATTCAAGGTTTAGGCGAG GGTCCAATTGTGCCTTGCACGCACGCATTGTTGGCAAAGTGGATACCACCAAACGAGAGGAGCAGAATGGGAGCCTTCGTCTATGCTG GTGCTCAGTTTGGTACAGTCATTTCAATGCCATTAAGCGGTTTGCTGTCTGAATATGGATTTGCTGGTGGTTGGCCATCAATATTTTATGTCTTTGGCGCTGTTGGTACTATATGGTGTATAGCTTTTCTCATTATGGTCCATGAAGATCCAGAAAGTCATCCGCATATTtctgaagatgaaaaaaagtatatacttAGTGCACTGTGGGGAAATGCTGGAGCatct TCTCCACCTGTACCTTGGAAATCAATTGTTACTTCATTACCTTTCTGGGCTATCTTAATGGCACATATGGGTCAAAATTATGGATATGAAACGTTAATGACGGAACTTCCAACGTTTATGAAACAGATTTTACATTTCGATATTAAGTCT AATGGTACTGTTTCATCTCTTCCTTACTTAGCTATGTGGATCTTTTCAATGTTAATTAGTCATGTTGCCGACTGGATGATTTCCAcagataaatttaatcataCTGTTACgcgtaaaattattaatagcaTTGGTCAATATGGGCCAGCTGTAGCATTGGTAGCAGCATCTTACACAGGTTGTAATCCGTGGCTGACAATAAGCCTTCTTACTATTGGTGTTGGTTTAAATGGTGGTATTTATTCTGGTTTCAAAGTGAACCATCTTGATATCTCTCCAAGATTCGCAGGAGTTTTAATGTCTTTCACCAATTGTCTTGCTAACTTGGCCGGATTACTTGCACCTATTATAGCTGGCCATATTATCGTTGGAAcg cCAACTCAACACAAATGGAGGATTGTCTTTATGATATCAGCAGGTGTTTATGTCGTTTGTGCTACATTTTATGTCATATTTGGTTCTGGGCAAAGACAATCTTGGGATAATCCagataaagatgaagagaaaaataacagCAAAGAATTAGAGGGTGTGAAAACAGTAAACGAAACTCAACATTAA
- the LOC124953965 gene encoding putative inorganic phosphate cotransporter isoform X1 — MSGGRANGSESRGRRNGHVLVWEQPGLEENDKPVRKRRGLVGTRHVVTFMIFLGMANAYVMRTNMSVAIVAMVNHTAITEHQEIVTNECQIDYTNNSTSDNSHKDGEFAWDTKKQGYLLSSFFYGYVITQIPFGILAKRYGSKYFLGVGMLINSLFGLLVPVSAHWGFPWLMVVRFIQGLGEGPIVPCTHALLAKWIPPNERSRMGAFVYAGAQFGTVISMPLSGLLSEYGFAGGWPSIFYVFGAVGTIWCIAFLIMVHEDPESHPHISEDEKKYILSALWGNAGASSPPVPWKSIVTSLPFWAILMAHMGQNYGYETLMTELPTFMKQILHFDIKSNGTVSSLPYLAMWIFSMLISHVADWMISTDKFNHTVTRKIINSIGQYGPAVALVAASYTGCNPWLTISLLTIGVGLNGGIYSGFKVNHLDISPRFAGVLMSFTNCLANLAGLLAPIIAGHIIVGTPTQHKWRIVFMISAGVYVVCATFYVIFGSGQRQSWDNPDKDEEKNNSKELEGVKTVNETQH; from the exons GCCTGGTTGGAACACGTCACGTAGTaacttttatgatttttcttgGCATGGCAAATGCCTATGTAATGAGGACCAATATGTCTGTGGCGATCGTTGCTATGGTCAACCACACGGCTATCACGGAGCATCAAGAGATTGTTACGAACGAATGCCAGATCGATTATACCAATAATAGTACGTCAGACAACAGTCAT AAAGATGGTGAATTTGCCTGGGATACTAAAAAACAAGGCTATCTATTGAGCTCATTTTTTTATGGATATGTTATTACTCAAATACCTTTTGGTATACTTGCCAAGCGTTATGGgtctaaatattttcttggcGTTGGCATGCTGATAAATTCGTTATTTGGACTATTAGTTCCAGTTTCGGCACATTGGGGTTTTCCTTGGCTAATGGTAGTTCGATTTATTCAAGGTTTAGGCGAG GGTCCAATTGTGCCTTGCACGCACGCATTGTTGGCAAAGTGGATACCACCAAACGAGAGGAGCAGAATGGGAGCCTTCGTCTATGCTG GTGCTCAGTTTGGTACAGTCATTTCAATGCCATTAAGCGGTTTGCTGTCTGAATATGGATTTGCTGGTGGTTGGCCATCAATATTTTATGTCTTTGGCGCTGTTGGTACTATATGGTGTATAGCTTTTCTCATTATGGTCCATGAAGATCCAGAAAGTCATCCGCATATTtctgaagatgaaaaaaagtatatacttAGTGCACTGTGGGGAAATGCTGGAGCatct TCTCCACCTGTACCTTGGAAATCAATTGTTACTTCATTACCTTTCTGGGCTATCTTAATGGCACATATGGGTCAAAATTATGGATATGAAACGTTAATGACGGAACTTCCAACGTTTATGAAACAGATTTTACATTTCGATATTAAGTCT AATGGTACTGTTTCATCTCTTCCTTACTTAGCTATGTGGATCTTTTCAATGTTAATTAGTCATGTTGCCGACTGGATGATTTCCAcagataaatttaatcataCTGTTACgcgtaaaattattaatagcaTTGGTCAATATGGGCCAGCTGTAGCATTGGTAGCAGCATCTTACACAGGTTGTAATCCGTGGCTGACAATAAGCCTTCTTACTATTGGTGTTGGTTTAAATGGTGGTATTTATTCTGGTTTCAAAGTGAACCATCTTGATATCTCTCCAAGATTCGCAGGAGTTTTAATGTCTTTCACCAATTGTCTTGCTAACTTGGCCGGATTACTTGCACCTATTATAGCTGGCCATATTATCGTTGGAAcg cCAACTCAACACAAATGGAGGATTGTCTTTATGATATCAGCAGGTGTTTATGTCGTTTGTGCTACATTTTATGTCATATTTGGTTCTGGGCAAAGACAATCTTGGGATAATCCagataaagatgaagagaaaaataacagCAAAGAATTAGAGGGTGTGAAAACAGTAAACGAAACTCAACATTAA